A genome region from Nitrospira sp. includes the following:
- a CDS encoding NADH-quinone oxidoreductase subunit N, with protein MTFPLQDLLTILPELIVIGTACLVLALDPILEASKKDVLAWLTLGALAMCIGLTSSQMTGRVSAFSGMVVIDAYAAFWKLLLYIVTGLTVLLSLAYLKAERLSIGEYYGFVLLALAGMMVMVSGADLLTIYLGTELMSISLYVMAGLKRTEARSLEASAKYFVLGAFSSGILLYGISLLFGLAGSTGLSAIAAAIATRGTGDPLLSLALVLLAVGFGFKMAVVPFHMWTPDVYQGAPTSVTAFMAVASKAASFGAFLRVFVEGLGAASADWSVLFTVICLATLALGNLVAIVQTNIKRMLAYSSIAHAGYALIGVVVAGRHSGEGASTGFASVLLYIAIYSFMTLGAFALIGMLRKEGQESDQIEDYAGLAKREPLAAFFMLVFLVSLAGIPPTAGFIGKFYIFMAAVNGGMTWLAIVAVIFAAISAFYYLRVVMVMYMREAEGSIATQSRLETSPALSVVLACALAGVVLLGLFPNGLWSLASQAAPLLK; from the coding sequence ATGACCTTTCCACTCCAGGACCTTCTGACCATCCTTCCGGAACTCATCGTCATTGGGACGGCCTGTCTTGTGTTGGCACTCGACCCCATCCTTGAAGCCTCCAAGAAAGACGTCCTCGCCTGGCTGACATTGGGTGCGCTTGCCATGTGCATCGGCCTGACATCCTCTCAGATGACAGGTCGCGTGTCCGCGTTCAGCGGCATGGTCGTGATCGATGCGTATGCGGCATTCTGGAAACTATTGCTCTATATCGTCACCGGCCTCACGGTGCTGCTCTCACTGGCTTATCTCAAGGCCGAACGCCTGAGCATCGGGGAGTACTACGGGTTTGTCCTGCTCGCACTGGCCGGGATGATGGTGATGGTATCGGGCGCCGATCTGCTGACCATCTACCTCGGAACCGAACTGATGTCGATCTCACTCTATGTGATGGCCGGACTGAAGCGTACCGAGGCTCGATCGCTGGAGGCGTCGGCCAAGTATTTCGTATTGGGTGCCTTCTCGTCCGGGATTTTGTTGTACGGCATCTCGCTGTTGTTCGGCCTGGCCGGCAGCACGGGCCTCTCCGCCATTGCAGCCGCGATTGCCACGCGCGGAACCGGAGATCCCCTCCTCTCCCTGGCGCTGGTGCTGCTGGCGGTCGGGTTCGGATTCAAAATGGCCGTGGTGCCGTTTCACATGTGGACCCCGGACGTGTACCAAGGGGCCCCAACCTCCGTCACCGCCTTTATGGCCGTCGCCTCAAAAGCCGCCAGTTTTGGCGCGTTCCTCCGCGTATTCGTGGAGGGCCTGGGGGCAGCCAGCGCCGATTGGTCCGTCCTATTTACGGTGATCTGTCTCGCCACCCTTGCGTTGGGTAACCTCGTGGCGATCGTGCAGACCAACATCAAACGCATGCTGGCCTATTCCAGCATCGCCCATGCCGGGTATGCCCTGATCGGGGTCGTGGTGGCAGGTCGCCACAGCGGCGAAGGGGCCTCGACCGGTTTCGCGAGCGTCTTGCTGTACATCGCCATCTATTCGTTCATGACGCTCGGAGCGTTTGCATTGATCGGCATGTTGCGCAAGGAAGGGCAAGAGAGCGACCAGATCGAGGATTATGCGGGGTTGGCCAAACGGGAACCATTGGCGGCCTTTTTCATGCTGGTATTTCTGGTGTCGCTGGCCGGCATTCCTCCGACGGCCGGCTTCATCGGTAAGTTCTACATCTTTATGGCTGCAGTAAACGGGGGCATGACCTGGTTGGCCATCGTGGCCGTCATCTTCGCCGCCATTTCAGCCTTCTACTACCTGCGCGTCGTGATGGTCATGTATATGCGCGAGGCCGAAGGTTCCATCGCCACCCAATCACGGTTGGAAACCTCTCCGGCCCTGTCAGTGGTTCTGGCCTGCGCCCTCGCCGGCGTCGTGCTTCTGGGTCTGTTCCCCAATGGTCTGTGGTCATTGGC